The window CAGCTCAAACCGCCATGCGATATATCCCAATAGAAAGAGGAGCGAGAAGAAGATCGAAAGCAGGGCGGCCTTTCTGAGGTCCTTGCCTATATTCGGCCCGACCTCGGATATGGAGACGTCCTGCACCTTGAAGCTCTCATCGCTCTGAAAGGCAGCCTTGACCGTTCTGCCGATGTTGGCCGATTTCCCCTCATGCCTTATGGATATCAGATAGGTGTTCTTCCCTGCGTCGGTCACGATCGCCTTATAGCCGAGCTGAGAGAGCTTCGCTTTAACCTGATCGATGGTGACGGGGTTTGCAAACCTGATCTCTATCTGGGCGCCCCCCCTGAAATCTATGCCGAGGTTAAGCCCATTTATCACGAGGAAGACCAGACCTATCAGGATCAAGCTTCCGGAGATGGCGAATGCTATCCGGCGTTTGGCTATGAAATCTATGTTGACATTAGTTAGCAGTTCCACCTTTCCTCTCCTTCCTCAGATGCTTAATCTTTTAACCGTTCGACCGTGATAGATGATGTTGTAAACCTCCCTCGTCACGAACAGGGCGGTGAACATGCTCGCCAGGATTCCCAGGCTCAAGGTGACGGCGAATCCCTTGACCGGCCCCGTCCCGAACTGATAGAGCACGAGGGCGGTCAACAGCGTGGTGATATTGGCGTCGAGAATCGTCCACAGCGTCCTTTTATATCCGCTATCCACAGCTGATCGGATCGTCTTACCCGATCTTATCTCCTCCCTGATCCTCTCGAATATGAGCACGTTGGCATCCACCGCCATGCCTACCGTTAACACCAACCCGGCCAGTCCCGGCAACGTCAGAGTTGCCCCCAACCCCGCGAGAGCAGCTATAAGGATCACCATGTCCATCATAAGGGCGATAACCGCTATAACGCCGGAGACCCTGTAGTAGAAGATCATGAAAACTACCACCATCCCCATTCCGATCAAAGCTGCTTTGATGCCCCTGCTGATCGATTCCCTGCCCAGCGTCGGCCCGACGGTCCTCTCCTCACCTACCTTGACGCCAACGGGGAAGGCGCCCGCTCTGAGGATCCTGGCCAGGTCGGTCGCCTCCTGAGCGGTGAAATTCCCCTCTATCTGAGCGTTTCCGGAGATCTTCTCCCTGATTCTAGGGGCCGATTGAACCTTCCCGTCGAGGAGTATC of the Candidatus Poribacteria bacterium genome contains:
- the secF gene encoding protein translocase subunit SecF, which encodes MELLTNVNIDFIAKRRIAFAISGSLILIGLVFLVINGLNLGIDFRGGAQIEIRFANPVTIDQVKAKLSQLGYKAIVTDAGKNTYLISIRHEGKSANIGRTVKAAFQSDESFKVQDVSISEVGPNIGKDLRKAALLSIFFSLLFLLGYIAWRFELKFAVGAILALVHDVTITLGFFSIFGWEVNLPTLAAFLTIIGYSLNDTIVVFDRIRENLRLLKGWRYADIINRGINQTLSRTIITSLTTLMATISLLILAGPGEVRIFAIALTIGVVVGTYSSIFIASPIVYRWYMRSQKKKA